The following nucleotide sequence is from Candidatus Margulisiibacteriota bacterium.
ACCTAAAGACGCTACGGTATGCTTGCATTGTGGAAGGGATGTTAAGGATAATTAACATTAATTATCTCAAACTCCCCTCAATCCTTTTCTTCAGTTGCGTGTGCGCTCTGCTTCTTAGTTTGAGATTGTGCTCTCGTTTTCGAGCGTCGCTTTCAGCCTTATAAGCTTCATAATAAATAATTTCAAACGGAGTGCGGCTTTTAGTGGAGAAAACCTTGCCCTGATTGTGTTCACTAAGCCTTCTTTCAAGGTTATTGGTTGATCCAATGTACAAATTGTTATCTTTTTGACTTTTTAGAACGTAAACGTAAAACATCCCCACACCAACTTCCCAGCTAAGTAAGACTAACCCAAAAATTGGGTGCTTCTAACTGATACACAACTAAACTCTTCAAGTGGCACAGAAGTTGGTGTGGGGATAAATCCCACATCATACTTCCCAGTTCGATATGAAAGAATAGGGGGTCAGCCCCCACACCAACTTATTAACTTGATAGCTTTATTTTTAAGTGATCGACTTTAATAATAATTATCAACTAAAAGAAAAACTGCCAACCTCGCAAGTTGGTGTGGGGGGAGACCTATAAGCCGGATTCTGTCGTGTACGGCAATCTATCTGGGGCCGACATTACTGGCGACCTCGATGCGACCTACTCGGGATCATAGCGAGGTGAGCAACCTCTTTCCCTATTTGGTCTTGCTCCGCGTGGGGTTTACAACGTGACCGTCGCCGGTCTGTTACGTCGGGAGCTCTTACCTCCCGTTTTCACCTTTGCCACCTAACCTTTAGGGTTAAGTTCGGCCGTGTAATTTCTGTTGCACTTTCCTTTGAGTTTAAACCCAACTGGGCGTTACCCAGCACGCCGCTCGATGGAGTCCGGACTTTCCTCCCCAATACGCTCGCGCGATCAGAGTAGCCGTCCAGCCTCCCCCCGCTATTATTCTATAGGAAATAGGGAGAATTTCATAGGTTTAGCCAAACAATGGGCCGTGGCTTGCTTTTTGGTGGTCGTCGATCGCTTTGTTGGAGAGGAGGTCGGCCTCTTCGTTCTTTTCCCGGCGGATATGAGTTACTTTATGGTGTTTGAATTTTTTTAAAAGCGATTGGGCATGGTGGAAGAGGGGGACCAGCCCTTCATTTTTAACTTTATATTCTCCATGGATCTGTTTGACCAGAAGTTCGGAATCGGCAAAGCAGTCGACTTCTTTTGCCCCAAGCGCCAGCGCTTCCTCCAAACCGCGGATAAAAGCCATGTATTCGGCAATATTGTTGGTGGTCTTTCCCAGGTATTCGGCGATCTCGGCGACGATCTTGCCCCCCTGTTTGATCACCACGCCCGCTCCGGCCGGTCCGGGGTTGTTGCGAGCCGCCCCGTCTGAAAATATGCTTACTTTATCCATTTATTCTTCTCCTTCCAGAAAAGTTCCCGGCGGCAAATTAAAAGAAAAATCGATCCATTTCTTGTTTAAAGGAAGCGTCCCTTCCGGGATCAATTCCTTTCCGCCATGGTAAGTGTCGAAAATTGACATATTGATCCTGCTGGCGCCGTTTTTAGAATCAAAGATCCCGATCTTAACCGAGTTTTTGCCGCTTTTCAAGAAACGATTGATCGGTAAAAAAAGGTCGAATTCCACAAAGTCGACCTTGTCGGTGTTGGTAAAGATCATGTTGCCATTCACAAAAACATTAAAACTGACTCCCTCCCCATGCAAATGGTAGACAATATTACTGTTGTCAGAACAGGAGAGGTCATTGACCTGGTCACGCTTGTTGCCCAGCAATGAATTGAGATCAAGG
It contains:
- a CDS encoding GIY-YIG nuclease family protein, whose translation is MFYVYVLKSQKDNNLYIGSTNNLERRLSEHNQGKVFSTKSRTPFEIIYYEAYKAESDARKREHNLKLRSRAHTQLKKRIEGSLR
- a CDS encoding ribonuclease HI family protein, which translates into the protein MDKVSIFSDGAARNNPGPAGAGVVIKQGGKIVAEIAEYLGKTTNNIAEYMAFIRGLEEALALGAKEVDCFADSELLVKQIHGEYKVKNEGLVPLFHHAQSLLKKFKHHKVTHIRREKNEEADLLSNKAIDDHQKASHGPLFG